From Strigops habroptila isolate Jane chromosome 1, bStrHab1.2.pri, whole genome shotgun sequence, a single genomic window includes:
- the LOC115617907 gene encoding uncharacterized protein LOC115617907, with amino-acid sequence MYEETERTPSRKETKRHSLKPPLQFLAAGPPGPFPAAGSCRQEAPTSRFRRSQRVTRPSSGAQPRRWAGGRDYRLGKRENPPGPGATRGETRRDGSRTEGSPTAAAFHRLSRALGPQDTATPRCNEAGHRHRARPEPRPLKPKPTWTAPLPAPRPPAPRSPLLCEPRRAADGPAALAPPIPAPPPMGAAGGCR; translated from the exons ATGTATG AGGAGACGGAGCGCACGCCAAGCAGAAAAGAAACGAAAAGACACTCCCTGAAGCCTCCGCTGCAGTTCCTGGCTGCCGGACCGCCCGGTCCCTTCCCCGCAGCCGGTTCATGCCGCCAGGAGGCTCCCACAAGCCGCTTTCGGCGGAGTCAACGGGTGACCCGCCCGAGCTCCGGAGCCCAGCCCCGCCGCTGGGCGGGGGGACGCGACTACCGGCTGGGAAAACGGGAAAACCCTCCCGGCCCCGGCGCTACGCGAGGAGAAACAAGGCGGGATGGAAGCCGCACAGAGGGgagccccactgctgctgctttccaccGCCTGTCCCGGGCGCTCGGACCACAGGACACCGCGACACCGCGCTGTAACGAGGCGGGACACCGTCACCGCGCCCGGCCTGAGCCCCGGCCCctcaaacccaaacccacctgGACCGCGCCGCTCCCGGCtccgcgcccgcccgccccgcggaGCCCTTTGTTGTGCGAGCCGCGGCGCGCAGCTGACGGACCGGCCGCGCTAGCCCCGCCCATCCCCGCCCCTCCGCCAATGGGCGCCGCCGGCGGCTGTCGCTAA
- the TP53INP1 gene encoding tumor protein p53-inducible nuclear protein 1 isoform X3, whose translation MFQRLNNMLMGEIDSLSSQEPEFSEKEDDEWILVDFIDTCTNCSAEEADIAEASAADGSPVFSCLPSPLEHLPEASESCFIQFESCPMEESWFITPPPCFTAGGLTAIKVETSPMENLLIEHPSMSVYAVHNTCHSLNETGCGDEEFHSPGSPR comes from the exons ATGTTCCAGAGGTTAAATAACATGCTCATGGGAGAGATTGATAGCTTGTCCAGCCAAGAGCCAGAGTTCAGTGAGAAAGAAGATGATGAGTGGATACTGGTTGACTTTATAG ACACTTGCACTAACTGCTCCGCGGAGGAAGCGGACATCGCTGAAGCATCGGCCGCAGATGGCTCGCCTGTCTTCTCTTGTTTACCATCTCCCTTGGAACACTTGCCAGAGGCCAGCGAGTCTTGCTTCATCCAGTTCGAGTCGTGCCCCATGGAGGAGAGCTGGTTTATTACCCCTCCCCCGTGTTTTACTGCAGGTGGATTAACTGCTATCAAAGTGGAAACCAGTCCGATGGAGAACCTCCTCATAGAGCATCCCAGCATGTCTGTGTATGCTGTTCACAATACCTGTCACAGCCTTAATGAGACGGGGTGTGGAGATGAGGAGTTTCACAGCCCAGGTAGTCCCAG
- the TP53INP1 gene encoding tumor protein p53-inducible nuclear protein 1 isoform X2 produces MFQRLNNMLMGEIDSLSSQEPEFSEKEDDEWILVDFIDTCTNCSAEEADIAEASAADGSPVFSCLPSPLEHLPEASESCFIQFESCPMEESWFITPPPCFTAGGLTAIKVETSPMENLLIEHPSMSVYAVHNTCHSLNETGCGDEEFHSPGSPRAKKSCLRHTGTTGSPK; encoded by the exons ATGTTCCAGAGGTTAAATAACATGCTCATGGGAGAGATTGATAGCTTGTCCAGCCAAGAGCCAGAGTTCAGTGAGAAAGAAGATGATGAGTGGATACTGGTTGACTTTATAG ACACTTGCACTAACTGCTCCGCGGAGGAAGCGGACATCGCTGAAGCATCGGCCGCAGATGGCTCGCCTGTCTTCTCTTGTTTACCATCTCCCTTGGAACACTTGCCAGAGGCCAGCGAGTCTTGCTTCATCCAGTTCGAGTCGTGCCCCATGGAGGAGAGCTGGTTTATTACCCCTCCCCCGTGTTTTACTGCAGGTGGATTAACTGCTATCAAAGTGGAAACCAGTCCGATGGAGAACCTCCTCATAGAGCATCCCAGCATGTCTGTGTATGCTGTTCACAATACCTGTCACAGCCTTAATGAGACGGGGTGTGGAGATGAGGAGTTTCACAGCCCAGGTAGTCCCAG GGCCAAGAAAAGCTGCTTAAGGCACACTGGCACA